In the Diospyros lotus cultivar Yz01 chromosome 13, ASM1463336v1, whole genome shotgun sequence genome, TGAATGCTTTTGGCTTATTCAATGGAGAGAATAGATGTACTGATAAGGAAAAGTGGCATTATCTCTATTGAGAGTAATGTTTGCAAGCAAGAAAGACCATAACTAATTTGGActgagaaaataaagaaaaatatgatacacTTGAGGACCAACTGAAATTATGGCTTTTCATAGCACAGAATGGCAAAGAGGATCTGTTTTGCTCACTCCAAGTAGTTGAGAACAAGGATTACTTgagttgaattttgaattaagcATTTGCTCTACCTGATTGGGTTTAGCATGTCAATATTTGTCCAAAGCCACTCTTTTACGTGCTGTAATTGATATTGTGTGTGTTGATTTTTTCCAGTACATGTCTAATTGTTCCtattgattttatttgttgaaacATGCTACTGCATTGGACTGGCAGCATAAGCAAGCATGTTGGAAACTTGCTTGATGCTCCTCCAAATGTCCAGGAAGACGAGTTGTATTTGGCATAGGTATGGTTAGATTCACTAGGGTGTTGCAAGCACCTTCTTGATGGAAATAGACCCAATTTGTAAGTTCCCTGAGTATGTATTACTGTTTCTCATCTAACATAGTTTAAGCTGGATTCATGGTGCTTATCTATGTGTCTAGAAGGGCAGGTTACTTATCAGGGGGAAAAAGGGGAACTGCAATTTATGGTTGATGCATCTACAGTTAGATTTGCTAGAGATTCCAGCATGCTTTTTCTCAATCAAACACAATTTTGAATACACCAGATTTTTAGTGCACAAGATGCTTTGACAATATGCtgcatgcattgattttttctcttttttttatctgATGAGATTAGAGAAATACTGAAATGTAATTGTCTTTTAATTTAGTACAGTGCTTGATGCAAATGGTGTTGAAGTTCACTTTGTGTGAATGGATGAATCTGTTGTATGGACATGTGATAGGGATATTTTTATAGGTTTCCTGTTTTGGTTTTAGAGATTATATTAAATTAGGTTTTATCTTGCTATCttatcttgtttattttagGCTGGTTTATCTTTCCATCTTTATTTCTCAGCTTTACTTATTTCTTAGGCTTCTTCTAAAGCTTCTGctgcttcttctcttcttcttcccctaccTTCTCCATTCTTTTTGAGTGTTATGCATCAACGTGTGTAACAGCAAGTATCAATAGTTCCAATTTGTCTGTGTACAGTAAGACTGAGTTTAACCATTTTGGTCTCTGGCACCAAAACCCTGTAACAAACTTGCAATGGGATGAATGATGCTAATTGACAATGTGAGCTCAATAAAGTATTGGGATGTGTTCGTGATTATTCTACAATTAGATTCAATTTGTTAATGGACAAATTCCATGTGTGCGCTTCTGGATCAGCCAGCCTATTGGTGATTATGTTTTCTCCACACAGATTGTGGGTATGAGTGCTGTGACTCATTACCTCTCTATTATGTATTATCTGAGGAAAATTGATTTCACATGCAGATTTGAGTTTTTCTACAGTTAAGGATTGGAATCTGGTTGGAAAAATTAACATGTGGCAACTCATGTGCTTCCAGCTTGGAGCCATTTTCAATTTAAAGACTAGTTatcaatttgatatataaaaaagatgaaaacctgtgcttgattttatttatttatttgtacaTTAAGCTGTACTTCTCTTGTTTAGCTGCATGTTTaatattattctcttccttAGCTGTACATTTAATCTTGTTGTTAAGCTTTAGCTAATTACATTTGTGACAAATCTGTTCCCTTTTCTATTTGTAGTAGCCAAAAAGGCTTTCTTGCATGTGAATTTATTTGTCTAGCTTCTTGAGGCGGATGTTGCTGTGAAATAAAAAGTGATCACATTTATACTTGGTCCATGGTTATTTCATGCAAATAAGCACTTCACGATATATTGGGTCATAGATTGTTTTCATTTATGTTACACTGCAGAGGCCATTCTTGTTAATGTATTTTACCTGTATGATCTTTTGGTTTACCAAGCTAATGACTCCAAACCTCTGCACATGAGTGCAACAAATTGTCCTTGGCAAATTCATGATTGAAGGCACGCCAAAATTGAAGATGCTACTTTTGCTTTTTGCGCAACTACAATATTTATTGATTCTCACTTTTTCCTCTTTGATCAGCTCCCGCAGCTACTGCAAATGGTGCAGAAGTGGACTTGCTTGGCTCTTTGTCAGAGCCTTTTTCCTCCGACCAATTGGCAATTGTGCCAGTTGCAAGTGGACCTACAGCCTCGGATGTGAATTCATCAGCAGCAGACATCAGCAATGGGTCTACATTTGCAGCCACAGCAACAGGATCCCCTGTTACAAATCAGGTAGATCTGTAGCAACATTCTATTTGCTTtctgtattattattattgatttttggaATAGCATTGATGAACTAAATCAGCCTAGGAGCTTTGTATCTTTCTGAACATCAAAAGAATTTCAATGGATACTAGCTTGACATATTGTGCTGCATGATGTTAATTGGTCATATTATTGCATCCACAAAATTCTGACTCTTTCCagatttctttctcatttttattttgggttattgccaacaaaaaaaaatttctggCTAATTAATGATTTGGATTTCTCCAAATTATATAACTACATATTTTGAAGATGAatttaaaaactatttcttaacaTCTTTTTTTCTGATCCTCTTGTGTACTTATTTGCTTGGTTAAGTTTCTTCTGGTGCAGCCTTTTGAAGATCCATTTGGTGATGGTCCTTTTAGAGCTCTCTCTGCTATAGATGGTGACCCAGCTCAATCGCCTAGTAATGCTTCCTTCCATCCTAGCACCAACCAAAGATCTGAACTGCCTCAACCAATTGCTCAAACTCTCTCTAGCCAGAATACTGATATTTTAGCAGATATTTTGCCACCGTCTGGATCTTCACATCTTGTGGCTTCAGAGACAGGTTTTCCAACTCAGGATGGCCAACCCACATCATTCTCAGGTTTTCCAGCGCAGGCACCCCAACCTGCACCAATGACTGTTTGTGCTGCTCAAGCCAGCCAACCTGCACCGCAGATGAACTTCCCATCTCTAACTGGCCAACCTACAACGCATTCTGATTTTCCAGCTCAAATTGGCGATCAATCAGAGACTGATTTTTTGGCTCAAGCTGGCCACCCGGCAACATCACTGACTGGCTATTTGGGCCAAGCCAACCAGCCTGCACCACTGACAGCCTTTTCAGCTCAAACAAGTCAACCGGGATCCCTAACAGGTTTTCCTGGACAGTCAAGTCCTCATTTTTATGGGAACTTCCTCCAACAGCAAGGATCTACAGCTTCGCACTTTGCATATCAAAACAATGGCGGATCAACCACACAATACCATACTGCAAACTTCCTTCCCCTAACAAGTCCTGCTGCACCCATCGCTTCTCAAATGGCTCCTCAAACTCCAGTTGGACCACCAACACAAAATAACGCCATGAGCTATCAGCCCCTTCTTCCGCCTTCAACAGGATCATTGGTTACAGTTCCTCAACCAGCCAAGGAAAAGTTTGAACCCAAGTCTGCAGTTTGGGCAGATACCCTGAACCGAGGGCTAGTCAACTTGAATATATCTGGCCGTGAGTTCCTATAGTTTTGAGCTTGGACTTCATTCACGGATGCTTTTTAATTGGACTTCATTCACGGATGCTTTTTAATTTGTCTTTGTGTAACTGAAAGATAACTCTTTAACTTTTCTCCATATGCAGCTAAAACAAATCCACTGGCAGATATTGGAGTTGATTTTGAAGCAATGAACCGTAAGGAAAAGAGGATGGAGAAACCTACAACAGCTACTGTGACATCAACTGTTACCATGGGCAAAGCTATGGGATCTGGTTCTGGGATAGGCCGAGCTGGTGCTGGTGCCCTTAGGCCGCCACCAAACCCCATGATGGGTCCTGGCATTGGTATGGGAGGCTATGGAGGAGTGAATCAACCAATGGGTACGGGCATGGGTATGGGCTTGGGCATGGGCATGGGTATGGGCATGGGCATGGGAATGAATATGGGTATTGAGCAAGGATCTCAAATGCCACCATATGGGTTTCCTCCTGGATCCGCCATGCCCGGTGGATACAATCCAACGATGGGGAGTAGTAGTTTTGCTTCCCAACAACCGTTTGGTGGTGGATACCGATGAGGTTGAGCGAGCAACCATGCATCGAGATCAGAAAAGCTTTCGAGCAGTCGATGATGTAAAAATGGGCATGGGAAGCAGACCCGGAGTTGCTCTTAAATCTGTCACTGAATTCTTGGTCCTGCTGTTGATGTTTgaattttgtttcattttatcTCATTCAATATTTATCAGTTTTTGAGTTTCTGGAATCTGCTTGTAGAGATGTATTTGTCACTCATTGGAAGTTTCTCTTAGTTGCAGACCAGACACCCTATTGTTTATGTCTTTTGGGTCGTAAGAGTTGTTGCAGATGCGCTGCTGCTTGTCTTGGGTGGTGAAGACTGAATCAGAAAAAGCTCTATACACAGGGGATCGCCTCTCTCAGGTGTCTCTTCCCTTCACTATCCATTCATTTTATTGTCATTTGTAAGAATTTGATTGTGTGCCCCATTCTTGCTGAAAgcaataaaaaattgataattcatTCTTCTTGGGCTTCAATGTGCTTTCTCTCTGTTTCAATCGACGAGTTGATACTTGTAAACGTATTGCGTATGCATGATATAGAAATACCATGAAGAGTTCTGAGAACACATTAGAGAGACTTTGTGAGAACATTTGTGGAGTTTTCGCAAGGTTCTTCCTTTGTGACTGAAAAGTCACGGGCTTAAGTTGttgaaatttgtttttctcCAAAATAAGGATAAATTGTGTCAAAAAGGTTAATCTCTACACCTTTACAAAATAGAAAGCTTTGTGCTCGAAAAATGCCATTTTTATTAGGTTTAACGTTTTTAAGttatgatttcttattttaagtttaaaatttaagaattatgATTCTAATGTAGTTCTTTATAAATTTCATGATTGTAGAACGCCAATTAaatcataataattatatatattgagagtCACCAATACATGTTAAATCAATGAAAGattgcattttgttttttgttatttgaaaaaatattcaattcaattatgaTATCCAATTATTGTACTATTGTagtattatcaaataattatcTGTTATCATGTATATAGatcttaaataaataacaatagcAATGAATAGGAGAAAATATCTGGTATCTAACTAAATTTGTCCTAATATTGATGGATAGGAGAAAATGATCAAtacaaaaaatggagaaaatgttCAATAAAACAATGATATTACAGGCAAGCCAATGCCCCAAGGTCTCAGGTGCTTAGTGCAAGGGAAGCTGCTTTATAAAGAACCCAAGCAAGAACCACGGAAATGACGGTGGTCTTGGGGGGCATTCTCCCTTTATCAGTCCTCAACACCATGGCTTCATAAACAGGCCAGCAATTCACCACCACGAAACCAGCTATGAACATCTGTCCAAACAAGCCCTCCATCTTCTCCCCCCTCAGAGCCTCCACTACCCCTCCAAGCAAAGCTGCTAAGTTGATCAGAGCAGCCACGGCCAGGGACACAAGCATGGGGGAATGTTCTCCAAACTCAAACCTCCCTTCTTCATACCTCTTGCCTTGCTCCCCCGCTTCCTCTGCTTTGCTGGTCACATTGAACCCATGGCTGCCCATGCCCAACAGCTTGGATGCAAACTCTGTTAAGGCAAATAAGTAGGCTGTCACCCCTTTTATCATCCACATCCTCTGTTCATTCCACCACCGCCGGAGCGTTCCCCGGCCTACCACGAAGTCTAGACAATCTTGGCCGTACGCGACGAGAGCTAGGGAAGCGTACACCATGAACCACTTATCCGAGACCTGTAACACGCAATTTGCAGTACTAATAACATCAGTTTAGTAAAGTAGAACTGAGGTGAGCCAGCTTATTTCCTATACACTCAAGGAAAGGCATGCATTGATGAGCTTAGAAGATGCGTACGTACCTTGGGGAAGATGGAGATTCCATTGAGGAGTGTGAGCTGAGGGAGGAAAGCATAAATGGTGACTGGAATGCAAGGAATTCCCCAGAATGCGTGGTGTGCATAACAAAGGCCCATTATGAGGCCCAACCCGCGGATGCCGAAAGTTAATGGGCTGTATTTGGACAAACCCACCTCAAGGAGGCCCAAGGACCATCTCATGGTCTGGTTCAGCACATCATTGAGAGTTATTGGAACTGCCCCTAAAAATGCAGGCCTGTTAGGGTGACAAAACAGAGACTTCCAGCCCTCACAGTGTAGCCGGTAGCCGGTGAAAAAGTCCTCTACCAGGCATCCATATCTGAACCCCATCTGCAGAATTAAACCCATTCAAAGGTTTCACCTAACAGTGTTTCAGAAGCTTGTAAACATGTTGGTCTCAGAAAAGCTTACCTTGGAACCCCAGCTGGTGTTGCTTTCATAGTTCGAGTCGGCTACTTGGTGGGCTAACTCCAATACTGATTGGGCCCGAATGGGCTTGGTGACTGCATGGTCTGGCCGCAACTCGGGCTTCTCAGGTGTGATGAAAGATGATGGGCCTCCGAAGAAAACCCGGCGGGAGAAAAAGGCTCCCGTCCCCACGTAAATTGGGCCTACAAGCCCATCCATCCCTGGTGGATTGATTTGGAAGATGCGTTTAAGGTCACTTGCATAAATATCATCCTCATTGAGTCCAGCAAAACGCTGAGGAAACTGAATGTACCCTAATTTGGGCGTAAGTTTAGGGTCAGAGAAGTAGCAAAGGGCTCGACGAGCAATTTGAGGATCGTTAGAGTACATGTCACAATCTAGAGTCAAGATTATAGGCGCGTTGGTCATGATAGCTGATACCCGAAGCTTCAAAACATTATACAAATTAAGTATGGTTAGGAAAACATAAAAGAACGCAAATTACAAACATCTGCATAAATTTTTTAGAGGAAAGCCAGCTATAGTTGTCCATCACCTTTATCtaatcaaagaaaaaagatCAAGCTATGAAAATGATCAAGCGGATCTATCTTTGAAAGCCTATATGGGTAAGCATGATATGGGGAGACCAAATTCATTTGTAAATAGgtcaaaatgatcaaaatataagTGTATTCTAGTCACTTTAGTATATCAACGGATGAATTTGCCCCTCATTTCGAACTGAATATCTTTGTTCTAAAATacgggtaaaattaataaatagtcactgaactttaaagttgtaattatttgcTCACTCAACTTTAAATTGTAACCATTTACTCACTCAACTTTATTTATCGTTAACCATCCATCACTCGTTATAACTccgttaaatattataaacgGAAAATACTAACGGAATCTAACGTGACTAACAGAATCTGACGTGgcaaaagtaaatttaacaaacactcactgaactttaaaaatgtaactaattaCTCACTGAATTTTGCTCAACGTTAACCATCTATCACCCGTTACATCACCGTTTGCTCTTGAAAAACACCCGTTACATCACCgttttatcttgaaaaatattaaaatttttttatatacagtTAAGATTACTtacttttcaaaccaaaagtcaaaaactaaactaataatttaaattaaaaaaattattgatacaaatcaaaagtaaaaaaaaaatctatttaaatttttttaccttCATTACGAATaatgaaattcacaaaaaaaaatattcaataatgagaccaaaagtcaaaaactaattacaaaaatcgtatttcttctatacaaaaaaaatgcatatgatatcattttcttagaaatacgatttttgtaattagtttttgGCTATTAgtctcattattgaatatttttttttgtgaatttcgtTGTTCGTaatggagataaaaaaaatttaaatagattttttgtttacttttgatttgcatcagtaatttttttaatttaaattattaatttaatttttaacttttggtttgaaaagtaAGTGAtcttaaaaacatataaaaagtttttaatatgtttcaagataaAACGATGATGTAACGGGTGTTTTTCAATATCAAACGGTGATGTAACGTGGTAATTGATGGTTAACATTGAgcaaagttcagtgagtaattagttacatttttaaagttcagtgagtgtttgttaaatttatttttgctacGTTAGATTCCGTTAGCCACGTCAGATTCTATTAGTATTTTTcgtttataatatttaacggAGTTATAATGAGTAATGGATGGTTAACAATGAGTAAAGTTGAGTGAGTAAATAGTTACAATTTAAAGTTGAGTGAacaaataattacaactttaaagttcagtgactatttattaattttaccctcTAAAATACTCTTATATGGATATCATTATAAAggtattttaataattcttgaTCTATGAACAAATAAATTTGTCTCCCAATTCGAATTGAAAATCATTATTTCATAGGTTAAGAAAAGCAGTACTAGACAAAGTACCAGGACATTGAGGGCACCACCCTTGAAGTTATGCGGGGAGGTCCTACTTTTCTGCCTGGATGCATAGATCAGATTTGGCATTGCTCGGCCTGCCACATCTCTGTCTTCCTTGCTCTCTAACAAAACCTGCTTAATTTGCAGAGCAATTAGTGGGGGCATTGCTTTAAGAAGAAGATGGGTTGGAGTGTTATTGCTAATTAATCAAACCTGAATAACAGCAGGATGATGGTGGGGGCTAAAATCTTTGGTCCATTTGTTGAAAGCTTCGCGTTCTTGTTGGCTAGTGATGTACTCATCTTCCACCTTCCCTCTTTCCACAGCACTCTCCACTCTTTTCTTCATCTCTTCATACGTCATCTGTTCAACCAGAATTTCTaataatattaatgtaaaataaaaaccTTGTCTAATGCAACTGTCGCACTACCAGGTCATGAATTCGACTTGGGCGGCTATTATCCTCTGACGAGGTCAAACAGGCAAACTCAATCATAGTAGTGATCCCTTGTATTGGGAGAGCTACTCATAGTTTACTTCTCCTTAGTCCCTTGTTACCAAGAAGAAAGGTTCCAATGCAAAGTTCCGCTTATTGACAACATCCATGCACACTTAGACTTTTATTATTCTTAATCAATTTTATAAATCAATCAACAAACATTTTTTAACACTCTTTAAATAGGTCACAAATTAGTGAAGTTGTTTGTGAGCCGTTCGATATTTAGCTCAACAAAAATTTGTTCGAGtttatttattaagataaaCGAACTAAGTTTAAGTAGTCTAACTTTAAAACTTAATTTGTAAATAAGACGAGATTGAGTTTGTTAAAACTCACGAACACGCTCAATTAAActcttataaatattaatagactTTATTAAATGTTTGTAAATATATTCTAttagaaatttataaataatttgtgaataacttcatttataaatatatttatttataattttataaatatattatttaatatagaGTTATGAAAGTTtagattattataataatataattaaattaaatatatttaaaattattatatatattaatttaatcatttaatataatataatttatgtatatataataaaacaaaatatcaaattaaatttaaataaactaataagTTTTGATAAATTCGAATCTATTGACGAAAGCTCAACAACAAACACTAGAGTTGATGTCAAACTCAGCTCATCAATTTTTTAATGAGTCGAACTCGAACTTACAAGCTGACTCTAAATCAAGATTAAGCTCAATAAAATTCTCAACTCAAATCAATTAAAACTCTCTCAAGTTATTGGCTCATGTAACGACTTTTTTCCGGGAAAATAATGCATGGCCCAGCCTAAATTGACAGGTTTGTACATATATGGAAACCACGTGTTTGCATCTTTTAGGGAAGAGGGATAAGGTTGCCTCTTACTTTAACTTTATATTGTACTATTAtagtttgtttatttttttgctgAGATTGTATTATTATAGTTTGCATGCTCTATTAGTGAAAATTTGTGGTTGGTTTCTAGTCGGTATAATCCATCCTTTTTTGTGTTCATTGGGACTGTAAACATTGTCCTTTatataaaacatgaaaatttaCGGCTGGTCTCTACTCCCTAGTCTTCTCGCACATGATCAcacttttttatataataattaaatcaagttcgtacaattatttaaatatttaagattcAAGATTTAATGTCGTAACAGGTTGTAAACTAGCGGTCAAAGTACCctcaaatttgagaaattacactaacCGCCAACCCTGTTaggtaattttgaaaagtttccATCCATTCATGAATTACCTAAAATAC is a window encoding:
- the LOC127787916 gene encoding clathrin interactor EPSIN 2-like isoform X3; this encodes MKKAFDQTVREIKREVNKKVLKVPGVEQKVLDATSNEPWGPHGSLLSEISQATRNYHDYQLIMTVIWKRLNDTGKNWRHVYKALIVLEYLVAHGSERVIDEIREHAYQISTLSNFQYIDSSGRDQGSNVRKKSQCLVVLVNDKERIQEVRQKAAANRDKFRSASLGGMYRPSSYYSTGGYGDRYDDDRYGGRHGYRDDDWNGYGRERERGYRDDDHYGRYGESYGHDGDRYGRDSGERYSRDGYREDDYWGRSQSSDDYRHGSIRSCDKERDRAYEDDGKNSLSRGNGTRADEHSQDASSSGRRHEWKLSEQNLGAPPSYEEAVGEAQYPVHVERKGETSAASPPKMSPPTSTSPSHASFAPSTSAAPASAAAFASPKKEADGFNDFDPQSRFSAPAATANGAEVDLLGSLSEPFSSDQLAIVPVASGPTASDVNSSAADISNGSTFAATATGSPVTNQPFEDPFGDGPFRALSAIDGDPAQSPSNASFHPSTNQRSELPQPIAQTLSSQNTDILADILPPSGSSHLVASETGFPTQDGQPTSFSGFPAQAPQPAPMTVCAAQASQPAPQMNFPSLTGQPTTHSDFPAQIGDQSETDFLAQAGHPATSLTGYLGQANQPAPLTAFSAQTSQPGSLTGFPGQSSPHFYGNFLQQQGSTASHFAYQNNGGSTTQYHTANFLPLTSPAAPIASQMAPQTPVGPPTQNNAMSYQPLLPPSTGSLVTVPQPAKEKFEPKSAVWADTLNRGLVNLNISGPKTNPLADIGVDFEAMNRKEKRMEKPTTATVTSTVTMGKAMGSGSGIGRAGAGALRPPPNPMMGPGIGMGGYGGVNQPMGTGMGMGLGMGMGMGMGMGMNMGIEQGSQMPPYGFPPGSAMPGGYNPTMGSSSFASQQPFGGGYR
- the LOC127787916 gene encoding clathrin interactor EPSIN 2-like isoform X1; its protein translation is MKKAFDQTVREIKREVNKKVLKVPGVEQKVLDATSNEPWGPHGSLLSEISQATRNYHDYQLIMTVIWKRLNDTGKNWRHVYKALIVLEYLVAHGSERVIDEIREHAYQISTLSNFQYIDSSGRDQGSNVRKKSQCLVVLVNDKERIQEVRQKAAANRDKFRSASLGGMYRPSSYYSTGGYGDRYDDDRYGGRHGYRDDDWNGYGRERERGYRDDDHYGRYGESYGHDGDRYGRDSGERYSRDGYREDDYWGRSQSSDDYRHGSIRSCDKERDRAYEDDGKNSLSRGNGTRADEHSQDASSSGRRHEWKLSEQNLGAPPSYEEAVGEAQYPVHVERKGETSAASPPKMSPPTSTSPSHASFAPSTSAAPASAAAFASPKKEADGFNDFDPQSRFSAPAATANGAEVDLLGSLSEPFSSDQLAIVPVASGPTASDVNSSAADISNGSTFAATATGSPVTNQFLLVQPFEDPFGDGPFRALSAIDGDPAQSPSNASFHPSTNQRSELPQPIAQTLSSQNTDILADILPPSGSSHLVASETGFPTQDGQPTSFSGFPAQAPQPAPMTVCAAQASQPAPQMNFPSLTGQPTTHSDFPAQIGDQSETDFLAQAGHPATSLTGYLGQANQPAPLTAFSAQTSQPGSLTGFPGQSSPHFYGNFLQQQGSTASHFAYQNNGGSTTQYHTANFLPLTSPAAPIASQMAPQTPVGPPTQNNAMSYQPLLPPSTGSLVTVPQPAKEKFEPKSAVWADTLNRGLVNLNISGPKTNPLADIGVDFEAMNRKEKRMEKPTTATVTSTVTMGKAMGSGSGIGRAGAGALRPPPNPMMGPGIGMGGYGGVNQPMGTGMGMGLGMGMGMGMGMGMNMGIEQGSQMPPYGFPPGSAMPGGYNPTMGSSSFASQQPFGGGYR
- the LOC127787916 gene encoding clathrin interactor EPSIN 2-like isoform X2, translated to MKKAFDQTVREIKREVNKKVLKVPGVEQKVLDATSNEPWGPHGSLLSEISQATRNYHDYQLIMTVIWKRLNDTGKNWRHVYKALIVLEYLVAHGSERVIDEIREHAYQISTLSNFQYIDSSGRDQGSNVRKKSQCLVVLVNDKERIQEVRQKAAANRDKFRSASLGGMYRPSSYYSTGGYGDRYDDDRYGGRHGYRDDDWNGYGRERERGYRDDDHYGRYGESYGHDGDRYGRDSGERYSRDGYREDDYWGRSQSSDDYRHGSIRSCDKERDRAYEDDGKNSLRGNGTRADEHSQDASSSGRRHEWKLSEQNLGAPPSYEEAVGEAQYPVHVERKGETSAASPPKMSPPTSTSPSHASFAPSTSAAPASAAAFASPKKEADGFNDFDPQSRFSAPAATANGAEVDLLGSLSEPFSSDQLAIVPVASGPTASDVNSSAADISNGSTFAATATGSPVTNQFLLVQPFEDPFGDGPFRALSAIDGDPAQSPSNASFHPSTNQRSELPQPIAQTLSSQNTDILADILPPSGSSHLVASETGFPTQDGQPTSFSGFPAQAPQPAPMTVCAAQASQPAPQMNFPSLTGQPTTHSDFPAQIGDQSETDFLAQAGHPATSLTGYLGQANQPAPLTAFSAQTSQPGSLTGFPGQSSPHFYGNFLQQQGSTASHFAYQNNGGSTTQYHTANFLPLTSPAAPIASQMAPQTPVGPPTQNNAMSYQPLLPPSTGSLVTVPQPAKEKFEPKSAVWADTLNRGLVNLNISGPKTNPLADIGVDFEAMNRKEKRMEKPTTATVTSTVTMGKAMGSGSGIGRAGAGALRPPPNPMMGPGIGMGGYGGVNQPMGTGMGMGLGMGMGMGMGMGMNMGIEQGSQMPPYGFPPGSAMPGGYNPTMGSSSFASQQPFGGGYR
- the LOC127787916 gene encoding clathrin interactor EPSIN 2-like isoform X6, with the translated sequence MKKAFDQTVREIKREVNKKVLKVPGVEQKVLDATSNEPWGPHGSLLSEISQATRNYHDYQLIMTVIWKRLNDTGKNWRHVYKALIVLEYLVAHGSERVIDEIREHAYQISTLSNFQYIDSSGRDQGSNVRKKSQCLVVLVNDKERIQEVRQKAAANRDKFRSASLGGMYRPSSYYSTGGYGDRYDDDRYGGRHGYRDDDWNGYGRERERGYRDDDHYGRYGESYGHDGDRYGRDSGERYSRDGYREDDYWGRSQSSDDYRHGSIRSCDKERDRAYEDDGKNSLRGNGTRADEHSQDASSSGRRHEWKLSEQNLGAPPSYEEAVGEAQYPVHVERKGETSAASPPKMSPPTSTSPSHASFAPSTSAAPASAAAFASPKKEADGFNDFDPQSRFSAPAATANGAEVDLLGSLSEPFSSDQLAIVPVASGPTASDVNSSAADISNGSTFAATATGSPVTNQPFEDPFGDGPFRALSAIDGDPAQSPSNASFHPSTNQRSELPQPIAQTLSSQNTDILADILPPSGSSHLVASETGFPTQDGQPTSFSGFPAQAPQPAPMTVCAAQASQPAPQMNFPSLTGQPTTHSDFPAQIGDQSETDFLAQAGHPATSLTGYLGQANQPAPLTAFSAQTSQPGSLTGFPGQSSPHFYGNFLQQQGSTASHFAYQNNGGSTTQYHTANFLPLTSPAAPIASQMAPQTPVGPPTQNNAMSYQPLLPPSTGSLVTVPQPAKEKFEPKSAVWADTLNRGLVNLNISGPKTNPLADIGVDFEAMNRKEKRMEKPTTATVTSTVTMGKAMGSGSGIGRAGAGALRPPPNPMMGPGIGMGGYGGVNQPMGTGMGMGLGMGMGMGMGMGMNMGIEQGSQMPPYGFPPGSAMPGGYNPTMGSSSFASQQPFGGGYR
- the LOC127787916 gene encoding clathrin interactor EPSIN 2-like isoform X4, with protein sequence MIKKEYKKCDRRLLLTATSFAVHHWVVCIGQVHITVQEAMVTDMMMIVMEVVTGTEMMTGMVMGEKENGATGMMTTMVDMGSHMVMMEIAMVEILVNATAEMVTGRMITGEEVKAATITGMDQLGVVTKKGTVLMKMMVKIHLAEEMAPELMSILKMQVLQAGDMNGNFRNKILVLLLVMKKLWVRLSTLFMLKGETSAASPPKMSPPTSTSPSHASFAPSTSAAPASAAAFASPKKEADGFNDFDPQSRFSAPAATANGAEVDLLGSLSEPFSSDQLAIVPVASGPTASDVNSSAADISNGSTFAATATGSPVTNQFLLVQPFEDPFGDGPFRALSAIDGDPAQSPSNASFHPSTNQRSELPQPIAQTLSSQNTDILADILPPSGSSHLVASETGFPTQDGQPTSFSGFPAQAPQPAPMTVCAAQASQPAPQMNFPSLTGQPTTHSDFPAQIGDQSETDFLAQAGHPATSLTGYLGQANQPAPLTAFSAQTSQPGSLTGFPGQSSPHFYGNFLQQQGSTASHFAYQNNGGSTTQYHTANFLPLTSPAAPIASQMAPQTPVGPPTQNNAMSYQPLLPPSTGSLVTVPQPAKEKFEPKSAVWADTLNRGLVNLNISGPKTNPLADIGVDFEAMNRKEKRMEKPTTATVTSTVTMGKAMGSGSGIGRAGAGALRPPPNPMMGPGIGMGGYGGVNQPMGTGMGMGLGMGMGMGMGMGMNMGIEQGSQMPPYGFPPGSAMPGGYNPTMGSSSFASQQPFGGGYR